In Anseongella ginsenosidimutans, one genomic interval encodes:
- the pstA gene encoding phosphate ABC transporter permease PstA: MNSSQINRIKDQLFKFFAIICTAVGILVLLVLLFDVFSKGLGRLSWDFLTNLPSRFAERSGIYTALHGMIWMLILTILISFPIGIGAGVYLEEYGTKNRLSRFIEVNIANLAGVPSVIYGILGLQVFNRMLQLGNSLLTGALTLALLILPIIIVSTREAVKAVPKSLREASLALGATKWQTIRRVVLPSSFGGIITGLILSVSRAIGETAPLIVIGALVYVPFVPRGPMDEFTVLPIQIFNWTTRPQQGFVTNAAAAIIVLLIFTFFLNGIAVYLRNRWYRKIKS; encoded by the coding sequence ATGAATAGCTCGCAGATTAACCGAATAAAGGACCAGCTTTTCAAGTTCTTTGCCATCATTTGCACGGCGGTGGGCATCCTGGTTTTACTGGTGCTGCTGTTCGATGTGTTCTCAAAGGGGCTGGGCCGGTTAAGCTGGGATTTCCTTACCAACCTTCCCTCGCGTTTTGCCGAGAGGTCTGGTATTTATACTGCCTTGCACGGGATGATATGGATGCTCATACTGACCATTCTGATCTCTTTCCCGATTGGCATCGGCGCTGGGGTTTACCTGGAGGAATACGGAACAAAAAACCGGCTGTCGCGTTTTATTGAAGTGAATATAGCCAACCTCGCCGGTGTGCCCTCAGTGATCTACGGCATACTCGGACTGCAGGTCTTTAACCGCATGCTTCAGCTTGGAAACAGCCTGCTCACGGGCGCCCTGACGCTTGCGCTGCTGATCCTGCCAATCATTATCGTATCCACGCGGGAGGCCGTCAAGGCGGTTCCGAAGTCCCTGCGGGAAGCCTCGCTGGCACTTGGAGCTACCAAATGGCAAACGATCCGGAGGGTGGTGCTGCCCTCTTCCTTCGGGGGAATTATCACCGGGCTGATCCTTTCCGTATCACGGGCAATTGGTGAAACAGCGCCGCTGATCGTAATCGGCGCCCTGGTGTATGTTCCGTTCGTTCCCCGCGGACCCATGGACGAATTTACGGTATTGCCTATCCAGATATTTAACTGGACTACCCGACCCCAACAGGGTTTTGTGACCAATGCGGCTGCGGCTATCATTGTATTGCTTATCTTTACCTTTTTCCTTAACGGCATTGCTGTGTATCTCCGCAACCGGTGGTACAGGAAAATCAAATCGTAG